A single region of the Lysinibacillus sp. B2A1 genome encodes:
- a CDS encoding copper oxidase: MTMNINPADPATIPKFVDELPKPSTAKPKYYRGQQRKDYYELQMIQAEHCFHKDFPKSIIWGYNGLYPGPTIEAKKDKTIYVRYKNLLPRKHFLPVDFTLHAANDSQEVRTVTHLHGANVDWESDGHPEAWYTRDYMHTGPKFNKEVHEYTNHQPGTTMWYHDHAMALTRLNVYAGLAGFYLLRDALEERSNLPCGNYEYPILIQDKSFNEDGSLFYPDEPPFPVPVHPSITPGFVGNTIVVNGKVWPYLNVEPRKYRFRFLNGSNRRGYVISLSNGEPMIQIGTDGGFLTAPREIQSVELLPAERTDVIIDFSNCDGQEILLVNSDEDFIDEHTNVIMQFKVNLPLKCEDTSEIPDMLAVSMDLHPHHAHIERHLPLTATTDDFGRPMLLLNNRMYHDPATEKPALDSIEMWSFINATPFIHPIHLHLVQFKIVERRPFDLELYQNEGRLEFTGPPEEPRDYEQGWKDTVKADAGKVTKIIMHWKDHIGHYMWHCHFLEHEDHDMMRPILVIKDVHPVQQPHAEAIIEHSPSEHHETATTIENSNQQTTPLLSNDSGITQATEDHNLHLKNEDKQTIVHREIDISKIPQPIFPSAQVQPQERMSTRRRKTWY, from the coding sequence TTGACCATGAATATTAACCCCGCTGATCCAGCTACTATTCCAAAATTTGTTGATGAGCTACCGAAACCAAGCACTGCTAAACCAAAATATTATAGAGGTCAACAAAGAAAAGATTATTATGAGTTACAAATGATACAAGCAGAGCACTGTTTCCATAAGGATTTCCCAAAATCCATCATTTGGGGCTATAACGGGCTTTATCCTGGCCCGACGATTGAAGCTAAGAAAGACAAAACGATTTATGTCAGATATAAAAACCTCTTACCTAGAAAGCATTTTCTGCCTGTCGATTTTACGCTTCATGCGGCCAACGATTCACAAGAGGTAAGGACTGTCACGCATTTACATGGCGCAAATGTAGATTGGGAAAGCGATGGTCATCCAGAAGCATGGTACACAAGAGACTATATGCATACGGGACCAAAATTCAATAAAGAAGTACATGAATATACAAATCATCAACCTGGTACAACAATGTGGTACCATGACCATGCAATGGCATTGACTCGCTTAAATGTTTATGCAGGGTTAGCGGGCTTTTATCTACTGAGAGATGCCCTTGAGGAGCGTTCTAATTTGCCCTGTGGTAACTACGAATATCCAATTTTAATTCAAGATAAATCGTTTAATGAAGATGGTTCACTATTCTATCCTGATGAACCGCCTTTTCCAGTTCCCGTCCACCCATCTATTACACCTGGATTTGTTGGAAATACAATCGTCGTAAACGGTAAGGTATGGCCCTATTTAAATGTCGAGCCTCGTAAATATAGATTTCGTTTTCTAAATGGCTCCAATAGAAGGGGCTATGTCATCAGCCTTTCAAATGGAGAGCCGATGATTCAAATTGGGACAGATGGCGGTTTTTTAACAGCCCCTCGAGAAATACAATCTGTTGAATTACTACCTGCTGAACGTACAGATGTCATTATTGATTTCTCTAATTGTGACGGTCAGGAAATACTATTAGTCAATTCTGATGAGGATTTCATCGATGAGCATACAAATGTTATTATGCAATTCAAAGTTAATCTCCCTTTAAAATGTGAGGATACTAGCGAAATCCCAGATATGCTTGCAGTTTCAATGGATCTGCACCCTCACCATGCGCATATCGAGAGACATCTACCATTAACAGCTACAACGGATGATTTTGGCAGGCCGATGCTTTTATTAAATAATCGAATGTACCATGATCCTGCTACAGAAAAACCTGCACTTGATAGTATAGAGATGTGGAGTTTTATTAATGCCACACCGTTTATCCATCCCATTCATTTACATTTAGTACAATTCAAAATAGTGGAACGACGTCCTTTTGATTTAGAGCTCTATCAAAATGAAGGAAGGCTAGAATTTACAGGACCTCCAGAAGAACCTCGAGACTATGAACAAGGCTGGAAAGATACCGTCAAAGCAGATGCAGGAAAAGTAACAAAAATTATTATGCACTGGAAAGACCATATCGGTCATTATATGTGGCATTGTCATTTTCTTGAGCATGAGGATCATGATATGATGCGACCAATCCTTGTGATAAAGGATGTTCATCCTGTGCAACAGCCTCATGCCGAAGCAATAATTGAACATTCTCCATCTGAACATCATGAAACTGCCACTACTATTGAAAACAGTAATCAGCAAACAACACCACTCTTAAGTAATGATTCAGGTATTACCCAAGCAACCGAGGATCATAACCTTCATCTTAAGAATGAAGATAAACAGACCATTGTTCATCGAGAAATTGATATAAGTAAAATCCCTCAACCGATTTTCCCATCTGCTCAGGTTCAACCCCAAGAAAGGATGTCAACTAGGCGTAGGAAAACATGGTACTAG
- a CDS encoding aspartate aminotransferase has translation MKNLLANRVKTLTPSSTLAITAKAKALKEQGIDVIGLGAGEPDFNTPQNILNAAIDSMEKGFTKYTPAGGLPVLKQAIIDKLQRDNNLTYKANEIIVGVGAKHILYTLFQVILNEGDEVIIPIPYWVSYPEQVKLAGGVPVYVEGTREQGYKITADQLRAAVTDKTKAVIINSPSNPSGMIYSREELAELAAVAEEKDILIVSDEIYEKLVYNGIEHFSIAQLSDAVKARTIVVNGVAKSHSMTGWRIGYAAGDADIIKPMTDLASHSTSNATTTAQYATVEAYNGSQDTVEEMRQAFEARLEKIYPQVSAIPGFHVLKPQGAFYLLPDVAEAMAHTGYDSVDAFAAAILTEANVAVIPGSGFGAPTTMRLSYATSLELLEEAVRRIDAFVKSKWQD, from the coding sequence ATGAAAAATTTATTAGCAAACCGTGTAAAAACTTTAACACCATCTTCAACTTTAGCCATTACTGCAAAAGCTAAAGCGTTAAAAGAGCAAGGAATTGATGTCATTGGTCTAGGTGCTGGTGAACCAGACTTTAACACACCGCAAAATATTTTAAATGCTGCCATTGACTCAATGGAGAAAGGTTTTACTAAATATACGCCTGCTGGCGGACTTCCAGTACTTAAGCAAGCGATTATTGATAAATTACAACGCGACAACAACCTTACATACAAGGCTAATGAAATCATTGTAGGTGTTGGTGCAAAGCATATTCTCTACACATTGTTCCAAGTTATTTTAAATGAGGGCGATGAGGTCATCATTCCAATCCCTTATTGGGTATCCTATCCTGAGCAAGTAAAGCTGGCTGGCGGTGTGCCTGTTTACGTTGAAGGTACAAGAGAGCAAGGCTATAAAATTACAGCAGATCAATTAAGAGCTGCCGTAACAGATAAAACAAAAGCAGTCATCATAAACTCTCCTAGCAATCCATCAGGTATGATTTATTCTCGCGAAGAGCTAGCAGAACTCGCTGCTGTTGCAGAAGAAAAAGATATTTTAATCGTGTCAGATGAAATTTATGAGAAGCTTGTATACAATGGTATTGAGCATTTTTCAATTGCACAACTTTCCGATGCAGTGAAAGCACGTACAATCGTTGTAAACGGTGTAGCAAAATCTCACTCTATGACAGGCTGGCGTATCGGGTATGCTGCAGGAGATGCAGACATTATTAAACCAATGACTGATCTAGCATCACACTCTACATCTAACGCAACAACAACTGCACAATATGCAACAGTAGAGGCATACAATGGATCACAGGACACAGTAGAAGAAATGCGCCAAGCTTTCGAAGCTCGTCTTGAGAAAATCTATCCGCAGGTAAGTGCAATTCCTGGCTTCCATGTGTTAAAGCCACAGGGTGCATTCTACTTATTACCAGACGTAGCAGAAGCTATGGCTCATACTGGCTACGATTCAGTGGATGCATTTGCTGCAGCTATTTTAACAGAAGCAAACGTAGCAGTGATTCCAGGCTCTGGCTTTGGTGCACCAACTACAATGCGATTATCTTATGCTACATCTTTAGAACTATTAGAAGAGGCAGTCCGCCGTATTGATGCATTTGTCAAATCAAAGTGGCAAGACTAA
- the asnC gene encoding asparagine--tRNA ligase (catalyzes a two-step reaction, first charging an asparagine molecule by linking its carboxyl group to the alpha-phosphate of ATP, followed by transfer of the aminoacyl-adenylate to its tRNA): MKKIMIQDMPKHIGETVKLGAWLSNKRSSGKIAFLQLRDGSGFVQGVVVKEEVGEEIFAVAKGMTQETSMYVTGEVKADERSSFGCELAVTGIEVLHAATDFPITPKEHGPEFLMDNRHLWLRSRKQHAIMKIRNEIIRATYEFFNNNGFTKMDPPILTGSAPEGTSELFHTKYFDEDAYLSQSGQLYMEAAAMALGKVFSFGPTFRAEKSKTRRHLIEFWMIEPEMAFVEFEENLEVQEQYVEHIVQSVLANCKLELERLGRDTSTLENIKAPFPRISYDDAIKLLHEQGFNDIEWGDDFGAPHETAIANSFDKPVFITCYPVGIKPFYMQPHPDRDDVVLCADLIAPEGYGEIIGGSERIHDYELLKSRLEEHNLSLDAYAWYLELRKQGSVPHSGFGLGLERTVAWISGTEHIRETIPFPRLLNRLYP, from the coding sequence ATGAAAAAAATTATGATTCAAGATATGCCAAAACATATCGGTGAAACAGTCAAGCTAGGCGCTTGGTTATCAAACAAACGTTCAAGTGGAAAAATTGCCTTCTTACAATTACGTGATGGCTCTGGCTTTGTACAGGGCGTTGTTGTGAAAGAAGAAGTAGGTGAAGAAATTTTTGCCGTTGCAAAAGGTATGACACAAGAAACATCAATGTACGTTACGGGAGAGGTTAAAGCAGATGAGCGTTCAAGCTTTGGTTGTGAACTAGCTGTAACAGGTATCGAAGTGCTGCATGCGGCAACAGATTTTCCGATTACACCAAAAGAACATGGTCCAGAGTTCTTAATGGATAACCGTCACCTATGGCTACGCTCACGTAAGCAGCATGCAATTATGAAAATCCGTAACGAAATTATTCGTGCAACTTACGAGTTTTTCAACAACAACGGCTTTACAAAAATGGACCCGCCAATTTTAACTGGATCAGCTCCTGAAGGTACTTCGGAGCTATTCCACACGAAATATTTTGATGAGGACGCATATCTTTCTCAATCTGGTCAGCTCTATATGGAAGCGGCTGCGATGGCATTAGGAAAGGTCTTCTCATTCGGTCCAACGTTCCGTGCTGAAAAATCAAAAACACGCCGTCATCTAATTGAATTTTGGATGATTGAGCCAGAAATGGCCTTTGTGGAATTTGAGGAAAATCTTGAGGTGCAGGAACAATACGTGGAACATATCGTGCAATCTGTACTAGCAAACTGTAAATTAGAACTAGAGCGTCTTGGTCGTGATACGTCAACTCTAGAAAACATAAAAGCACCATTCCCTCGTATCTCTTATGACGATGCGATTAAATTATTACATGAGCAAGGATTTAACGATATTGAGTGGGGCGATGATTTCGGTGCACCACATGAAACAGCTATTGCCAATTCATTTGACAAACCTGTATTCATTACTTGCTATCCGGTAGGTATTAAACCATTCTATATGCAACCACATCCTGATCGTGATGACGTTGTATTATGTGCTGATTTGATCGCACCAGAAGGCTATGGTGAAATCATCGGTGGTTCTGAGCGTATTCATGACTATGAATTATTAAAATCACGTCTTGAAGAACATAATTTATCATTAGATGCTTATGCTTGGTATTTAGAACTACGTAAACAGGGCTCTGTACCACACTCAGGTTTCGGTCTAGGGTTAGAGAGAACCGTGGCATGGATTTCAGGAACAGAGCATATCCGTGAAACTATTCCGTTCCCACGTTTACTAAACCGTTTATATCCATAA
- a CDS encoding DNA replication protein, with product MSTNNSRLRIWTEQRMIQVPQLFFQFYKELNMKDEEALIVFHLLAFHIEGNDFPTPDDLMNRLTMPDNDITSGLQRLMQKGFLEITRDVDANGKLYEKYSVFPLWERIMQLIEMKEQQKSATALRQEEGEIFRLFEEEMGRLLSPLELEKIGSWLDEDKHSPALIKEALKEAVFAGKLSIRYIDRILLEWKKKNITTPQAAQKQSEQFREKQTIHRPSVRTSQQGMQSTNKVPFYNWLEERE from the coding sequence ATGAGCACAAATAATAGCCGACTCCGCATATGGACTGAACAGCGAATGATTCAAGTTCCCCAGCTCTTTTTTCAGTTTTATAAGGAGTTAAATATGAAGGATGAAGAGGCACTAATCGTTTTCCATTTACTTGCGTTCCATATCGAGGGCAATGACTTTCCAACACCTGATGATTTAATGAACCGCCTCACAATGCCTGACAATGATATTACTTCTGGTCTACAGCGGTTAATGCAAAAAGGCTTCCTTGAAATTACCCGTGATGTTGATGCAAACGGTAAGCTATATGAAAAATATTCGGTTTTTCCACTTTGGGAGCGTATTATGCAGCTGATTGAAATGAAAGAGCAGCAAAAATCTGCAACTGCACTTCGACAAGAAGAGGGTGAGATTTTCCGTTTATTTGAAGAGGAAATGGGGCGTCTTTTATCTCCTTTAGAGCTAGAAAAAATCGGTTCGTGGCTAGATGAGGACAAACATAGTCCAGCGCTCATTAAAGAGGCGCTAAAGGAGGCAGTGTTTGCGGGGAAGCTAAGTATTCGTTATATTGATCGTATTTTGCTGGAGTGGAAAAAGAAAAATATTACAACACCTCAGGCTGCACAAAAGCAAAGTGAACAGTTCCGTGAAAAACAAACGATTCATAGACCATCAGTCCGTACATCACAGCAAGGGATGCAGTCGACAAATAAAGTACCATTTTATAATTGGTTAGAAGAGAGAGAATAG
- the nth gene encoding endonuclease III, giving the protein MLTKKQWEHCLAEMDRMFPEAHCELVHENPFELTIATLLSAQCTDVLVNKVTKTLFQKYKKPEDYLTVSLEELQQDIRSIGLYRNKAKNIQALCQRLLEEYEGEIPASREALVTLPGVGRKTANVVLSVAFDIPALAVDTHVERVSKRLGLCRWKDSVLEVEETIMKKTPMDKWSKTHHQLIFFGRYHCKAQNPGCQACPLLGDCREGQKRLKKRLVKEA; this is encoded by the coding sequence ATGCTAACAAAAAAACAATGGGAGCATTGTCTAGCTGAAATGGATCGCATGTTTCCTGAGGCACATTGTGAGCTCGTACATGAGAATCCCTTTGAGCTAACGATAGCCACATTGTTATCTGCACAATGTACTGATGTTCTTGTCAATAAGGTTACGAAAACGTTGTTCCAAAAATATAAGAAGCCTGAAGATTATCTAACAGTATCCTTAGAGGAATTACAGCAGGATATTCGTTCTATCGGCTTGTATCGAAATAAAGCAAAGAATATTCAAGCTTTATGTCAGCGCTTGTTAGAGGAATATGAGGGCGAGATACCAGCAAGTCGGGAAGCTTTAGTAACCTTGCCAGGTGTAGGACGTAAAACGGCTAATGTCGTATTGTCGGTAGCATTCGATATTCCTGCGCTTGCAGTGGATACACATGTTGAGCGAGTGTCCAAGCGATTAGGACTTTGTCGCTGGAAGGATTCGGTGCTTGAGGTGGAAGAAACGATTATGAAGAAAACACCAATGGACAAGTGGTCGAAAACTCACCATCAGCTCATTTTCTTTGGCCGATATCATTGTAAAGCTCAAAATCCAGGTTGTCAGGCTTGTCCGTTACTCGGGGATTGTAGGGAAGGACAAAAGCGTTTGAAAAAAAGGCTGGTGAAAGAGGCATGA